aaggattcttcgctgggcggaaaatcatgtgatagcactgtcagcagtattcattccgggagtggacaactgggaagcagacttcctcagcacgacctccacccgggagagtggggacttcacccagaagtcttccacatgattataaaccgttgggaaaaactcgacaggtattgcgccaggtcaagggaccctcaggcaatagctgtagacgctctggtaacaccgtgggtgtaccagtcagtgtatgtgttccctcctctgcctctcatacccaaggtactgagattgataagatggagaggagtaagcactatattcgtggctccggattggccaagaaggacttggtaaccggaacttcaagagatgctcacggaggatccgtggcctctacctctaagaagggacctgctccagcaaggaccctgtctgttccaagacttaccgcggctgcgtttgacggcatggcggttttgaacgccggatcctgaaggaaaaaaggcattccggatgaagtcatccctatcctgatcaaagccaggaaggatgtaaccgcaaaacattatcaccgcatttggcgaaaatatgttgcgtggtgcgaggccagtaaggcccgacggaggaaattgaactgggtcgattcctacatttcctgcaaacaggagtgtctatgggcctgaaattggggtccattaaggttcaaatttcggccctgtcaattttcttccaaaaagaactagcttcagtccctgaagttcagacgtttgtaaaaggggtactgcatatacagcctccttttgtgcctccagtggcactttgggatctcaatgtagtttttggggttccaaaagtcacattggtttgaaccacttaaatctgtggagttaaaatatctcacatggaaagtggtcatgctgttggccctggcctgggccaggcgtgtgtcagaattggcggctttatcctgtaaaagcccttatctgattttccattcggacagggcggaattgaggactcgtcctcagtttctccctaaggtgttttcagcgttttcacctgaaccaacctattgtggtgcctgcggctactagggacttggaggactccaagttgctagacgttgtcagggccctgaaaatatatgtttccaggacggctggagtcagaaaaactgactcgctgtttatcctgtatgcacccaacaagctgggtgctcctgcttctaagcagactattgctcgttggatttgtagtacaattcagcttgcacattctgtggcaggcctgccacagccaaaaatctgtaaatgcccactccacaaggaagggggctcatcttgggcggctgcccgaggggtctcggctttacaactttgccgagcagctacttggtcaggagcaaatacgtttgtaaaattctacaaaattgataccctggctgaggaggacctggagttctctcatttggtgctgcagagtcatccgcactctcccgcccgtttgggagctttggtataatccccatggtccttacggagtccccagcatccacttaggacgttagagaaaataagaatttacttaccgataattctatttctcgtagtccgtagtggatgctgggcgcccatcccaagtgcggattgtctgcaatactggtacatagttattgttaccaaaaaatcgggttattgctgtagtgagccatcttttctagaggctcctctgttatcatgctgttaactgggttcagatcacaagttgtacggtgtgattggtgtggctggtatgagtcttacccgggattcaaaatccttccttattgtgtacgctcgtccgggcacagtatcctaactgaggcttggaggagggtcatagggggaggagccagtgcacaccagatagtcctaaagctttctttagatgtgcccagtctcctgcggagccgctattccatggtccttacggagtccccagcatccactacggactacgagaaatagaattatcggtaagtaaattcttattttaatgcccCCCTCAGTGACCCCAGATAGAGCTCTGGCCACTGTCCTGAAAAAGAAGCAGCCAGCAGCTTTTTACATGTGAAACTGCTGGCTGAAGTGTGTGATGCTGAGATGAGGAATCGGGGATGCCACACCTATTTCCCACCTGGACAGGTAAAATGCAGTAGGGTTTATGTAAGTGACCAGCCCACTCTGCCAACACACTATCCAGTCCTATCTTACATGCACATTAATTCTATTTCTATTTTTTCTATTTGTAGATTATAACATAAGTAAAATAAGACTAAAGAAATGCCTGAATTTAGTCAAGACACACTTGGTAATGTGGCCAATGTTCGCTTTTCAAAAACTGTGACTTCTGTTCTCTTGGACACTAAAGAGCAAACATGGGAGATGGTTCAAGTGAAACAGGAGTCTGAGTTACCCAGTCCTCAGAAATATCGTGTCCTCTTCATGGATTCAGCTGAGCAAAAGTATACTGAAATCCCCCCTCGtgttctacatctggaagaccttgAAGAACTGCACTTAGAGAAGAACCAGATTAAAACCCTTCCAAAAGAAATCTGCCATCTTCATAACATTAAAGTTCTGTACTTAAATGACAATAATATTACTCACATTTGTGACGAGCTCGGAGAGTTGAAGAATCTCTGCAGTTTGGACCTCAGTAGCAATCCGCTCACATGCAACTCTCTGGATGCCATAAGCAAAGTACATCAGCTTCGCAAGCTTAGACTTTATAATGTAAACATGGAAGTATTCCCAGTTCAGATATGCAAAACCCTCCATCATTTGCATCTATTGGGTCTGTCCCACAACAACCTAAAGTCGCTCCCTTCAGAAATAGTTAATTTAATACACCTGAAAGAAATTTATCTGCAGGATAATAAATTTGAGTTATTCCCAACACAGATATGTGCACTGCAGTCTCTAGAAGTTGTTGATTTTGAAAAAAATAAGTTGACCTCTCTACCTGTTGAAATTGGATCTTTAGCCAGTCTTGTTAAATTGTTTGTAAATTACAATAAGTTGTCATTCATTCCAAATAAAAACTTTCAGTGCACAAAGTTAGCTGTTCTGGATGTCTCTGGTAATCGCCTCCACAAGCTTCCTCATGCTCTTAATGAGTTGAAAGAACTTAGTGAACTTGGACTGTCAAATAATGAGTTGAGAACATTCCCATCTAGAGTGTGCGCGTTGCAATCTCTCAGTGTTCTCTATCTGAAAAACACTGGCCTGTCCATCTTACCTGCGGCCTTTGCTAAACTGGAACTTATCAAGATATTAGATCTTAGCCAAAATTATTTCACTGCATTTCCTGATGTGATTTGTGAACTCAAGCAACTGCAAGTACTGTCATTGGATGATAATTTAATTAACACGGTAAGAACACCAAACATCTAGTGTCTTAAAGTAAACTAATTTAGAAAAAAAAGTGATTTTACTGTATCTTACGTAAGGAAtccgatttaggggtatattcaattgaagtcgaaagctgccgtctgtcgaaaagacggcagtttttgacttttttaggtcggaaggggttccgacctattcaatatattcgacagTTGGGAGAGCCAGTGCGCACGACATCTACCTGTGCAGGGAGTGGAGCCAgggggctgctcagggagcgctgggcacgcccccaaaatgacaaaagcAGGGTCGCCGCACTAGGCCCCGCCCCTCCACTAGAGGCCCCACTCCCTTTCCATCCGCAACCATGCCTCTGGCATGGCTTGTCCCAAACCCCCAacaatcaaaagttgggaggtatgcattcaggataccaacactggaatcctgacagttgGCAGCATCGGCAGCCGGAATACTGGCGGAAAAAGGGCTATTTCCAATGCACATTTGACATGTGTTCTTTTTACTTGCGTTTTATGGTGACTGTAGGCAGTCACAAAGCTTTTACCCATAATTACCATGTGTTGTATAACCAGAGTGCTAGTAAATACTAGAACAGCTGTATTgggtatggaagtatcactggataatGATTTCTGGTGTTGTAACCATTTACATTCATTTATCTagcattaaactgtattaaaacacAAGTATTTAATGCCAGAATGTATCAGTCTAATgccccctacagactcggcgatccgccgccgagctgcccgacggtggatacagcCGACggacgacccagcggcgggggggaggtgatTGGGGAAGTGaagattcttcactccccccgtcagccAGCTCCATAGcattgcatgctaatatggacaagattgtccatattggcttgcatgcataagtgacgaggcaccaacgatgaacgagcgcggggccacacatcgttcatcgttggtgcctacacactgaacgatatgaacgagttctcgttcattaatgagcgagaacgttaatttctctaacgtcctagaggatgctggggactccgtaaggaccatggggatagacgggctccgcaggagacatgggcactttaagaaagactttgactctgggtgtgcactggctcctccctctatgcccctcctccagacctcagtttgatactgtgcccagtggagactgggtgcatttcaggagctctcctgagtgtcctgtaaagaaagcattttagttaggttttttatgttcagggagcctgctggcaacagactccctgcatcgagggactgaggagagagaaacagacccacttctctgagtttcagggctctgtttcttaggctactggacaccattagctccagagggatcggtacgcaggtctcaccctagccgtccgtcccagagccgcgccgccgtcctcctcgcagagccggaagatagaagccgggtgagtattgaggaaaagacatcagaggcggcagaagacaccttgatcttcatagaggtaacgcacagcactgcagctgtgcgccattgctcccattcacctcacacacctcggtcactgtaagggtgcagggcgcaggggggggcgccctgggcagcaatataaacctctcctgtggcatatgtatatatatacatgtacagctgggcactgtacatgtatataaagagcccccgccatgttattgagaaatttgagcgggacagaagcccgccgcagagggggcggggcttctccctcagcactcaccagcgccatttttctccacagcaccgctgagaggaatctccccggactctcccctgcttaacacacggtgaaagaagggttttaaagtagagggggggcacataattggcgcatatacataacaaaagcgttactgggtaaacatactgtgtttttccctgggtcatatagcgctggggtgtgtgctggcatactctctctctctgtctctccaaagggcctggtggggaacctgtcttcagaaaagaccttccctgtgtgtgtgtggtgtgtcggtacacgtgtgtcaacatgtctgagattgaaggctcacctaaggaggagggggagtgtatgaatgttaggtctccgtcggcagtgccgacagctgactggatggatatgtggaatgttttaagtgctaatgttaatttattgcacaaaagattagacaaagctgaagctggggtacagtcagggagtcaacccatgcctgtcccaatgtcgcctggaccttcggggtctcagaagcgcccactatcccaaatagttgacacagataccgacacggattcagactccagtgtcgactacgatgatgcaaaattacagccaaaggtggctaaatgtattcgatatatcattatcgcaataaaagatgttttgcatatcactgaggaaccccctgtccctgacacgagggtacacatgtataaggggaagaaacctgagatcacctttccctcctcacatgagctgaatgaattatgcgaaaaagcgtgggaaactccagacaaaaaactgcggattcccaaaaggattctaatagcgtatcctttcccgtcgcaggacagaatacggtgggaatcctcccctagggtagacaaagctttgacgcgcttatcaaaaaagat
The Pseudophryne corroboree isolate aPseCor3 chromosome 4, aPseCor3.hap2, whole genome shotgun sequence DNA segment above includes these coding regions:
- the LRRIQ4 gene encoding leucine-rich repeat and IQ domain-containing protein 4, with amino-acid sequence MPEFSQDTLGNVANVRFSKTVTSVLLDTKEQTWEMVQVKQESELPSPQKYRVLFMDSAEQKYTEIPPRVLHLEDLEELHLEKNQIKTLPKEICHLHNIKVLYLNDNNITHICDELGELKNLCSLDLSSNPLTCNSLDAISKVHQLRKLRLYNVNMEVFPVQICKTLHHLHLLGLSHNNLKSLPSEIVNLIHLKEIYLQDNKFELFPTQICALQSLEVVDFEKNKLTSLPVEIGSLASLVKLFVNYNKLSFIPNKNFQCTKLAVLDVSGNRLHKLPHALNELKELSELGLSNNELRTFPSRVCALQSLSVLYLKNTGLSILPAAFAKLELIKILDLSQNYFTAFPDVICELKQLQVLSLDDNLINTITPEVKSLNKLTYLGITGNRFAAFPKEVFLLESLEKLYIGQDQGMRLATLPDDICILKNLKELYIENNNLECLPTTLSLMQNLVVLDLHNNLLKNLPDSICQIQGLQQLLLQNNQLSNLPGNLDMLHKLDLLLLEGNPMQDPGSEVCSLGKSVVWEYLKEKRHRNLMATKIQALWRGLMVRKGLGPFASLLQIGKKGSKTKKDKKAKNKGKKCGVKGKKK